A stretch of the Bradyrhizobium arachidis genome encodes the following:
- a CDS encoding PRC-barrel domain-containing protein: MPSVKHRASNILNEYGAAQSELIGKAVVLTDGKAGTVENVWLDELHGPRISIKDHDGRWPVSTIKFTEN, translated from the coding sequence ATGCCATCGGTGAAGCACCGTGCCTCAAATATTTTGAATGAGTACGGTGCGGCGCAATCCGAATTGATCGGCAAAGCCGTCGTCCTTACCGACGGAAAGGCGGGCACAGTCGAGAACGTTTGGCTGGATGAATTGCACGGGCCTCGGATTTCGATCAAAGATCATGACGGAAGATGGCCTGTCTCAACCATCAAGTTCACGGAGAATTAG